One Sphingomonas endolithica genomic window, TCGCGCCAGCGATCACAGGCCGTGGTGATCAGCAGCAAGGCGGCAAAAGATGCGGTACGGCGCCAGGGTAGGGAGCCGCGAGGGGCGCAGCGGATGCCGATCATCATCCGTCCACCCTGCCAGTCGCAAGGCCGGGGCGCCACCGGCATCGGCCGCCGACGGGATTGCTGTCGCATGGTGGTGCGGACGGCGGGACTCGAACCCGCACGCCTCGAAAGGCAGAAGATTTTAAGTCTCCGGCGTCTACCATTCCGCCACGTCCGCTTGAGCGCTCTCGTGGCGCGGAGAGTGCCTCGCCGTCAACCGCTACGACGCATCAATCGACGTTCAGGCGCGCGCGCATTTCCTTGCCGGGCTTGAAATAGGGCACGCGCTTGGCCTCGACATCCACCGTCTCGCCGGTGCGCGGGTTGCGGCCGGTGCGGGCATCGCGGGCGCGGGTGGAAAAGGCGCCGAAGCCGCGCAGCTCCACGCGACCATCCTGCGCCAGGCGCTTGCTGATCTCGTCGAAGAAGGTGCCGACGATCGCCTCGATGTCGCGCGCCGACAGATCTGGATTTTCCAGCGACAGCCGCTCGACGAGCTCGGATCGGATCATCTGGTTGCCCCCACAAGGCTGTTACGGCGCGGCCGCATCGTACATCCCCCACGGATGTTAGCCGCCTATATATTGATCTTGCTCAATATAACAGGGCGCGTGAGAGTTAATATTTGTTAGAAACGCAAATGGCGGAAGGGCATCGCCCTCCCGCCACCTGCTTCAGCCTGACAAGAGCTTACTTCTTGTCGGTGTTCTGTGCCTTGAGCGCTGCACCCAGGATGTCGCCCAGCGATGCGCCCGAGTCGGACGAACCGTACTGCGCCACGGCCTGCTTCTCTTCGGAGATCTGCATCGCCTTGATCGAGAAGGTCGGCTTCTTGGACCGGTCGAAACCGGTGACCATCGCGTCGAACTTCTGTGCGACCTGGAAACGCTCCGGACGCTGCTCGTCGCGGTCGCGGCCGAGATCGGTGCGCTTGATGAAGCCCGTCGCGCCGTCGTCGCCGACCTGCACTTCGAGGCCCGCATCGCGGACTTCCAGAACCGTGACCGTGACGATCTGGTTCTTGTTGAGGCCCGAACCCGCTGCCGTCGTGCCGCCTGCGGCAACGCCGCCGGCTGCCGGAGCGCCACGCTCGAGCTGCTTCATGCCAAGCGAGATGCGCTCCTTCTCGGCATCGATATCGAGCACGATGGCCTGAACCGTCTCACCCTTGCGATGCAGGTTGAGCGCGTCCTCGCCCGAAACGCCCCAGGCGATGTCGGACATGTGGACCATGCCGTCGACATCGTTGTCGAGGCCGATGAACAGGCCGAATTCGGTTGCGTTCTTGACTTCGCCTTCGACGGTCGAACCGATCGGATGCGCTTCGAGGAAGGCATCCCACGGATTGGCCTGCGCCTGCTTGAGGCCGAGGCTGATGCGGCGCTTGTCCGAATCGACTTCGAGCACGATGACTTCGACTTCCTGCGAGGTCGAGACGATCTTGCCCGGATGGACGTTCTTCTTGGTCCAGGACATTTCCGACACATGGACCAGGCCTTCGATGCCCGGCTCGAGCTCGACGAACGCACCATATTCGGTGATGTTCGTGACGCGGCCCGACAGCTTGGCGCCGATCGGGTACTTCGCCATCGCGCCATCCCACGGATCGCTCTCGAGCTGCTTCATGCCGAGCGAGATACGCTGCGTGTCCTTGTTGATGCGAATGATCTGCACCTTCACGACATCGCCGATGTTCAGCACTTCGCTCGGGTGACCGACGCGCTTGTAGCTGAGATCGGTGACGTGCAGCAGGCCGTCGATGCCGCCCAAGTCAACGAACGCACCGTAATCGGTGATGTTCTTGACCACGCCGTCGATGATCTGGCCTTCAGCGAGGCTCAGGATCAGGCCCGAACGCTGCTCGGCGCGCGTCTCTTCGAGGATCGCACGTCGCGACACGACGATGTTGCCGCGCTTGCGGTCCATCTTCAGGATCTGGAAGGGCTGCGGGATGTCCATCAGCGGGGTCACGTCGCGGACCGGGCGGATATCGACCTGCGAACCGGGCAGGAACGCCACGGCGCCGTTCAGGTCGACGGTGAAGCCACCCTTCACGCGGCCGAAGATCGTGCCTTCGACGCGGGCGGTCTTGGTGAATTCGGTTTCCAGCTTGTCCCAGGCGGCTTCGCGGCGAGCGCGGTCGCGCGACAGCATCGCTTCGCCGTGGATGTTCTCGACGCGGTCGACATAGACTTCGACTTCGTCACCGATCTTCAGATCGGCCTTCTGGCCCGGCGCTGCGAATTCGCGCAGCGGCACGCGGCCTTCCGACTTCAAGCCGACGTCGATGACGGCAAGGTCGTTCTCAATTCCGGTAACGGTACCCTTGACGACACGGCCTTCGAAGCTGTCGGCGCCGCCGAACTGCTCGTCGAGCATGGCTGCGAAATCGTCACGGGTGGGATGTGCCTGAGTGGCCATAAAGAGGGATCGTCCTAAGTCTAGTTTCCGGCCAGCCGGTTGTTTCCGGCGGTCTTGGCCAAAACGCCGCGGCGGCCGAGTGCCGGTCGCGGCATCCGTATCGGTACGATGACAAGAAGGGCCCCGCGAATGCGAAAAAGGCGCGAGAGCATACCTCCGCGCCGTCCCTCCGTTGAGCAAAGCCCGCCGGACGGAGACAGCATTAACGCAAGAAGGAGGAAATTGCAAGGTGAGAGCAGGGGGCTGAGAGTGCAGCCCGGCAATCAGGGCAGCTCCCCGGCGAAGGCCGGGGCCCAGTGGCGGAACATGCGTTGGCAGGCACGACGCCGGTTACATCGGCCATCCCGACTGGACCCCGGCCTCCGCCGGGGAACTGCTACGATGATGTGGAGCGATGCGCCTCCCGCTCAGCCTTCAACGAAACCTGCCGCTCCACCAATTCGATCGCGCGCTGCACCGATGCATCGATCGACAGGAAGCTGGTGTCCAGCAGCGCGGCGTCCTGCGCCGCCACCAGTGGCGCTGTGCTGCGCGTCGAGTCGCGCAAGTCGCGGGCGCCTATATCGGCGAGCACCTTGTCCAGGCTGACCGCTGATCCCTTGTCGCGCAGTTCGGCGTGGCGGCGCTTGGCGCGAATCGATGGCGTGGCGCGGATGAACAATTTGGCGTCGGCATCCGGCGCGATCACCGTGCCGATGTCGCGCCCATCGAGCACCGCACCCCCTGGCTGGTTGGCGAAGCGGCGCTGGCGGTGGAACAATGCCGCGCGCACCAGCGGGTGCGCCGACACGATCGAGGCGAGCTTGCCGACCTCGTCGGTGCGCAGCACGGGATCTTCGAGCAGCGCGTCGTCGAAATCACATGCCGCGACGGCATCGGCTTCGACGGCGTGGTCGAGCTCCATCCGGGTGACGCTTTCGGCCACCGCGCGGTACAGCAGCCCGGTGTCGAGCTGCGGCAGCTTGTAGTGGCGCGCCAGGGCGCGGGCGATGGTGCCCTTGCCCGATGCGGCGGGTCCGTCGACGGCGATGATCATGCCGCCACCATGTGACGGTGCGCGGGCAGGTCAACCCCAAAGGCGTGGCGGGCGGAGGCGATGTTCATGCGATGCTGGCGCCGAGCCGGGCCATCAGCGCGAGGAAATCCGGAAAGCTCGTCGCGATCGGCGCTGCATCGTCGATCCGCACGCCCTGCGTCGATACCAGCCCCGCGACGATGAAGCTCATCGCGATGCGGTGGTCGAGCGCGACGGCGACGGCCTCGGCACTGCCCGCGAGCGGCGCGCCGCCGCTGCCCTCGATCGTTAGGCCATCCTCATGTTCGGTGACCGTCACGCCGATCTGCGTCAGGCCGCGTTCCATCAGGGCGATACGGTCCGATTCCTTCACCCGCAATTCATGCGCACCGCGTGCCACCGTGCGCCCGGCGGCGCAGGCAGCGGCGACGAACAGCACCGGATATTCGTCGATCATGCTCGGCGCCAGCTCGGCCGGCACCTCGATCCCGGCCAGCGCCGCGTGCCGCACGCGCAGGTCGGCGACCGGCTCGCCACCGACGAGTCGCGGGTCGAGCTCGACGATGTCCGCGCCCATCATGCGCAGCGCCGTGTAGATGCCCGCCCGGGTCGGATTGAGACCGACATTGGTGACCACCACATCCGATCCCGGCACGATCGTGGCGGCGACGACCAGGAAGGCGGCGGAGGAGGGATCGCCCGGCACGACGATATGCTGCGGCCTGAGTTCGGCCTCGCCGGTCAGCGAGATGACCCGCCCGGCATCGCTTTCCTCGACCGTCAGGTGCGCGCCGAACCCGGCCAGCATCCGTTCGCTATGATCGCGCGTCGCTACCGGCTCGATCACGCGCGTGATTCCCGGCGTGTTGAGCCCGGCGAGCAGGATCGCCGACTTCACCTGCGCCGATGCGACCGGCAGCGTGTACTCGATCGGCACTGCCGGGCTGATGCCGCGCACCATCAGCGGCAGGCGCCCGCCCGGGCTGGCGGTGATGTCGGCGCCCATGCGCGACAGCGGCTCGATCACGCGCCCCATCGGCCGGCCCGACAAGGATGCGTCGCCGACGAACGTCGCGGTGATGTCGTGGCTCGCGACCAGCCCCATCAGCAGCCGTGTCGAGGTGCCCGAATTGCCCATGTCGAGCGCCTGGGCGGGCTGCATCAGACCACCCACGCCGACGCCGTGTACGCGCCACACGCCGTCCTCGCCGCGCTCGATCTGCGCGCCCATCGCCCGCATCGCAGCCGCCGTGGCGAGCACGTCCTCGCCCTCCAGCAGCCCCTCGACGCGGCTTTCGCCCACCGCCAGCGCCGACAGCATCAATGCGCGGTGGCTGATCGACTTGTCGCCCGGCACGGTCACCTGCCCCGAAAGGGGGCCAGAGGGCAGGACGTCGAGCGGGCGGGATGTTGGGTGCGACATGCGGCCGGGCTTTTGACAGTGCGCTTGTGCTATGGCAAGGCGCGCCCCACTTTGCAGGCATCCCCCGCAAAACCCCGATATGTTGAAAGGTTCAACCAAGGCTATGGTCAAGGCCGAATGGGGCACGAAGAGAACGTGCCCGAAATGCGCAACGCGCTTCTACGATCTGGGCAAGGAAGATCCGGTCACCTGCATCGAATGCAGCTCGACCTGGACGCCTGAGCCGATCCTGAAATCCAAGCAGCCCCTGCCGTTCGAGCAGGCCAAGCCCGATCTGGTCAAGAAGGACGACGATCTCGCCGGCGACGACGAGGATATCGACACCGGTGAAGACGAAGAGCCCTCGCCCGACGACGAGGTCGATCTGGGCGGTGACGACGATCTCGGCGTGGAAACGCCGGTCGACCAGGACGAGCATTGAGTTAATTGGCAGGCGGCCCTCGTGGCCGCTTGCCAAAGCGGCGGTGCCTCTTTAGGGGCAGCGCCTTGCCGGGGCCAACCAGCCCGGCAGATGGGGCCGTAGCTCAGCTGGGAGAGCGTTCGCATGGCATGCGAAAGGTCAGGGGTTCGATCCCCCTCGGCTCCACCATCATACCGTTGCTAAGTCGTTGTGACTACCCGACTAAACCGTTCGCCGGTAAAGCGGTGTCCCACACCATGTCCCACACCGGGAGTTGATCGACGGTGAACGTCGGCGGTCGTCAGCGATCATAGCTGCGGTGCGTAAGCAAATCGCCACTACGCCCAAGCGGCCCACTCGCCAGCAATCTCAGGTAGCCCTCGGTCGCTGGCAAGGCGCCCGATCCCCGCGCCGAAGCCTTGTGCTGTGAGTTCTCGCGCAGGGACGACAAGATGGATGTGGTTCGCTGCACGGCTGCCGGCATGCGCCGGAACATGGGCCACTAGAATCACGGCCAATCGTCTTTCGGTTGCGAAGCGCTGATGCGCGAAGCTCCTGACCCGCTCCCAATGAACATGCATCGGTTTGGGTCCGCGCAGCCGGATCGTGATCACGAGGGCCAGGTTCTTGAGGTCGGGTAACGCCGTCGCCTCGTAACGCTCGCACAGCACCCGCGGATCGTAAAGGTCGTCGACTGCTGACGGCGGCAACAGCACGTCATCTCTCCAGCATGACCGCTCCCACGCTTCGCCGGGGATCTCACGCTTCATGGGCTGCAGCTTGGTTTGCACGAAGGCCGGCAGACTGTTGGTCGTATCGTCGAGCTGTCTGCGCAGGACGCCCCAGCCGATGTCTGGGTGCGCCGGATCATGGACAGGGATGTAAGCGGTCCCACGGATTACTCTTCTTACGTTCTTCATTTCGGCTCTCCAGCCGACGCGTCGACCGCGCTTGCGTCGACACTATTTCATATCTTCGCGCGGTCCAGCCGCTGCCCTCCTTCGTAATCCTTAGCGGTGTGGACGCCGTCCACGAATCAGGCCCAGCATCGGCGCGCTGACTTTTGAACACCAAGCAAACGGTGTCGATGGAACGCAGCTCAAGAACATAACCAGACCGCAACTAGGACGGGAACTCGTGGCCTATTGGACCCCAATTTCGCCGAGGGAAGCCCGCCAGAGCGCCGATATGGCGGCTTGGGTCTTCAGGCAGCCAAATTAATGCAAAACGGCCCAGCGAGGCTCTATTGCGGAACAGGGTTAATTCGGCCATAACGCAAAAGCCGCGCAGGGGTGGTCTAGACCCCGCACGCGGCTTTTGGTGAAGCAACGATCCTGTCTGGAGGAGCGCTGCCGTGGTTCGCGAATCTTCTACTCGTAGTTGAATCGCCGGTCAAGGCTCCTCCCAACAGGGACATAAGGAAGCCGTTATATGACCATCCAGACCGTTCCCGATGCTGAAAAGTCAGCAGTCGATATCCAGAAATTCTTAAAGAAAATCCGTAAAGTGACGGCGGCCGCAAACGAAGCTGCACGTCAGATCGAGATGGAGCTTATGCGCTTCGATGGCGAGAACGCGTCCATCGACTTCAATGTCGACTGGTCACACGAAACGGTGTGGGCCAGCCAGAAGCAGATGGCTGATCTGTTTGGCAAGGAGGTGCCGACGATCAACGAGCACCTAGCCGGGCTGTATCAGTCGGGCGAGTTCGAGCGAGCGGCAACTGTTAGGAATTTCCGAATAGTTCGATTGGAGGGCGCTCGCTCGGTCGCGCGCGAAATCGAGCACTACAATCTCGACGTTATCCTGGTGGTCGGATACCGGGTTAACGGCGAGAAGGCCGCCCAATTCCGCAAATGGGCTAACGGCGTCCTCAAGCGCTACATCACCGATGGCTTCGCACTCGATGGCGAGCGCCTTCGTCAGGATGGGGCAGCACTAAAAGCGCTGGCCGCCGAAGTCCGCGCCCTACGGTCCGAAGAGATATCCATATACGAGGCGGTGCGAGACTGCTTCAAGATAGCATCTACCGACTACGACAAGGATGATCCGGCGGTGCGATCGTTCTACGCGAAACTGCAGGACAAGTTCCTGTTCGCGATCACGGGGAAGATTGCCTCCGAAATCATCTTGGATCGCGCCGATGCGACCAAATCCAACATGGGTGTAGTCGCGTGCAAAAAGGACGTGCCGACACTTCAGGAGGCGAAGATCGGCAAGAGCTATCTCGCGCGCGAAGAAATCTACGTCCTTCACATTCTGTGCGAACAATTCCTACTTTACGCGGAAAGCAAGGCCATCCGGGGACAATCCATGACCATGGCGGCGCTTTCCGCCAAGCTCGACCGGCTGCTCGAAACTAACGAGTATGCCGTGTTTCCCGGGTATGGTCGGGACTTTTTGAAAGACCGTGCCATGGAACATGCGGCGATCGAGTTCCGCCGTTGGGAAGCGAGCCGTCGAGCAAAGCGGCTCGCCGCGTAAGGCGTGGCGGGGAGTGCGACCCCGCCTAGCTCACGAACATCGCCTCGACGATCGCTTGCATCAGCACGCCCCGTGGCACCGGCACGCTGACTGACGTGTAGCCATGGTTCGCCGCGCGCCGAGTCCCATAGAGCCCGATCCACTGCCGACCGTGCTGGCGCCACGCCCGCTGCAACGACGGCACAGGCAGTAACACGCACGTTGCCGCGGGCGCATAGGCGTAAGCGATGAAGTCGCAGGCGAGGGGCTTCTGCACCCAGCCTGGGGATTGCCGGGCCTCGTCCGACCAGCGCTCCAGCAGCACGTCGGGCCAATCCTGAGTCCGGATCTTCTCGTCCACGGTGAAGGTGCGCCCACAAGCCAGCGTCAGCAGCCGATCGATCCCGGCGCGCTGCGCCCATCCATCTTGCTCGATCGCGACGGCCGACATCAATGTCGGGAAAACCTGGCGATAGATCGGTATCCACCAATCCGGTCCATACTCCGCGGACACGTCATGACTGTCCTGGAAGCGATGGACACGCGGCCAGCCTGCCGACCGCGACCTGCGAGCGACGGGCTGGTGCTGCTTGGGCTGGGGCAATGCCGCCGGCCATGTCGCTACGTTAGTCGTGGTGTTCCTCCTGCGGTTGGACGTATTCGCTCTGGTCATCGTCATGTCCATCGATGCCCGCGATCAATTCAGCGGTAAGGCGCACCAGCGCGGCTCGGGGCAATGACGGCATGGTTGCGAGCATCGACGTTGCCGCGTCCAGGTCGTTCGGCCGGGCCCACCGACGCCGTCGCGATCGACGCCAGCCGACGCGTGCCGGTTCGGGCATGCGCATCGTGAACGAAGCGTGCGCCATCACTGCGTCCTCCGATGCTGGTCGCGGTAATATGCTTCGGTGGCAGAAGCAGCGTTGGTGGGGCCTGCAGATTGATCCGCTTGATACACCGGCTTCGTTGTCAGCATCGGACTGCCGTCGTCGGAGGGGTGCTCCCCGTGATCGAGCGCGCTTCCACCAGGGTCTGCGATTGGGCAGCCGATTTGGTATCCGTGATCTAGCCAGTGCGGCCAGAACTCGTCTTCCGCGGCTCCGCTGCCGTCCAATTCGTCGCCGTTAAGCTCAACATCCGGGTCGGTATCGATCTGGTCGAGCGTCGCGATGAGCGCCTCAATCTGTTCGCCGATCTCCAGCGCCGCGGCGGGCCTACCGATCTTCATCACCAACTCTAGTGGTGATAGCGGTTGCCCATCCGCGATGATGCGAAGGTCAAGCATCAGGCGTGCCCTCCATTGCCGAGATGGAACAGCCGCCAGTGATTGGGGCCATGGCGCTCTC contains:
- a CDS encoding virulence RhuM family protein — encoded protein: MTIQTVPDAEKSAVDIQKFLKKIRKVTAAANEAARQIEMELMRFDGENASIDFNVDWSHETVWASQKQMADLFGKEVPTINEHLAGLYQSGEFERAATVRNFRIVRLEGARSVAREIEHYNLDVILVVGYRVNGEKAAQFRKWANGVLKRYITDGFALDGERLRQDGAALKALAAEVRALRSEEISIYEAVRDCFKIASTDYDKDDPAVRSFYAKLQDKFLFAITGKIASEIILDRADATKSNMGVVACKKDVPTLQEAKIGKSYLAREEIYVLHILCEQFLLYAESKAIRGQSMTMAALSAKLDRLLETNEYAVFPGYGRDFLKDRAMEHAAIEFRRWEASRRAKRLAA
- a CDS encoding FYDLN acid domain-containing protein, with amino-acid sequence MVKAEWGTKRTCPKCATRFYDLGKEDPVTCIECSSTWTPEPILKSKQPLPFEQAKPDLVKKDDDLAGDDEDIDTGEDEEPSPDDEVDLGGDDDLGVETPVDQDEH
- the cmk gene encoding (d)CMP kinase, yielding MIIAVDGPAASGKGTIARALARHYKLPQLDTGLLYRAVAESVTRMELDHAVEADAVAACDFDDALLEDPVLRTDEVGKLASIVSAHPLVRAALFHRQRRFANQPGGAVLDGRDIGTVIAPDADAKLFIRATPSIRAKRRHAELRDKGSAVSLDKVLADIGARDLRDSTRSTAPLVAAQDAALLDTSFLSIDASVQRAIELVERQVSLKAEREAHRSTSS
- the rpsA gene encoding 30S ribosomal protein S1; amino-acid sequence: MATQAHPTRDDFAAMLDEQFGGADSFEGRVVKGTVTGIENDLAVIDVGLKSEGRVPLREFAAPGQKADLKIGDEVEVYVDRVENIHGEAMLSRDRARREAAWDKLETEFTKTARVEGTIFGRVKGGFTVDLNGAVAFLPGSQVDIRPVRDVTPLMDIPQPFQILKMDRKRGNIVVSRRAILEETRAEQRSGLILSLAEGQIIDGVVKNITDYGAFVDLGGIDGLLHVTDLSYKRVGHPSEVLNIGDVVKVQIIRINKDTQRISLGMKQLESDPWDGAMAKYPIGAKLSGRVTNITEYGAFVELEPGIEGLVHVSEMSWTKKNVHPGKIVSTSQEVEVIVLEVDSDKRRISLGLKQAQANPWDAFLEAHPIGSTVEGEVKNATEFGLFIGLDNDVDGMVHMSDIAWGVSGEDALNLHRKGETVQAIVLDIDAEKERISLGMKQLERGAPAAGGVAAGGTTAAGSGLNKNQIVTVTVLEVRDAGLEVQVGDDGATGFIKRTDLGRDRDEQRPERFQVAQKFDAMVTGFDRSKKPTFSIKAMQISEEKQAVAQYGSSDSGASLGDILGAALKAQNTDKK
- the aroA gene encoding 3-phosphoshikimate 1-carboxyvinyltransferase — protein: MSHPTSRPLDVLPSGPLSGQVTVPGDKSISHRALMLSALAVGESRVEGLLEGEDVLATAAAMRAMGAQIERGEDGVWRVHGVGVGGLMQPAQALDMGNSGTSTRLLMGLVASHDITATFVGDASLSGRPMGRVIEPLSRMGADITASPGGRLPLMVRGISPAVPIEYTLPVASAQVKSAILLAGLNTPGITRVIEPVATRDHSERMLAGFGAHLTVEESDAGRVISLTGEAELRPQHIVVPGDPSSAAFLVVAATIVPGSDVVVTNVGLNPTRAGIYTALRMMGADIVELDPRLVGGEPVADLRVRHAALAGIEVPAELAPSMIDEYPVLFVAAACAAGRTVARGAHELRVKESDRIALMERGLTQIGVTVTEHEDGLTIEGSGGAPLAGSAEAVAVALDHRIAMSFIVAGLVSTQGVRIDDAAPIATSFPDFLALMARLGASIA
- the ihfB gene encoding integration host factor subunit beta, which produces MIRSELVERLSLENPDLSARDIEAIVGTFFDEISKRLAQDGRVELRGFGAFSTRARDARTGRNPRTGETVDVEAKRVPYFKPGKEMRARLNVD